One genomic window of Nitrososphaera sp. includes the following:
- a CDS encoding CARDB domain-containing protein has protein sequence MATNETGHKHYHRKYAIVAALALVIAASTFTYLPAASASSAAISANPKVSQHDSGKSIFLFVRFMSDTANPVQTISVDVQNDTSQHLVLQFTPDGHIISGDPSVFLSVQGNTKFVDKDGYGGHGKVIGNFHIRVAKKPLSYGDHPTSLNVALQGAPSLTADTTFTLKGHPKTPADIVANYVFASENIGKNHKVHAVAILSNTGGSATGPFQTTLYLSTDATLGGSDTAIGMKNVGSMTAGSFRIVELEGTIPSGTHGPYYLIANGDSGNVVPESNENNNWVATTGAITVP, from the coding sequence ATGGCTACTAATGAAACAGGCCATAAGCACTACCACAGAAAATACGCAATCGTCGCAGCGCTCGCGCTGGTAATCGCGGCATCAACGTTTACTTACCTGCCGGCGGCCAGTGCGTCTTCAGCGGCCATTTCGGCCAATCCGAAGGTGTCACAGCACGACTCAGGAAAGAGTATTTTCCTGTTCGTGAGGTTCATGTCGGATACTGCAAACCCAGTCCAGACAATCTCTGTTGACGTACAGAACGACACATCGCAGCACCTGGTCCTACAGTTCACTCCAGACGGACACATAATCAGTGGTGACCCGTCAGTCTTCCTGTCAGTCCAAGGCAACACCAAGTTTGTTGACAAGGATGGCTATGGAGGACATGGTAAAGTCATTGGCAACTTCCACATCCGTGTTGCCAAGAAGCCATTGAGCTATGGTGACCACCCAACTTCGCTTAATGTAGCACTGCAAGGCGCTCCGTCGCTTACTGCAGACACTACATTTACCCTGAAGGGTCATCCAAAGACACCAGCTGACATCGTCGCCAACTATGTCTTTGCCAGCGAAAACATAGGCAAGAATCACAAGGTCCACGCAGTTGCCATACTGAGCAACACTGGTGGTTCAGCGACAGGTCCATTCCAGACAACACTGTACCTCTCGACAGATGCTACGCTTGGTGGCTCTGATACTGCAATCGGAATGAAGAACGTCGGCAGCATGACTGCAGGCTCGTTCAGAATAGTAGAACTTGAGGGAACCATTCCGTCAGGAACCCACGGTCCATACTACCTGATTGCAAACGGAGACAGCGGAAACGTAGTACCAGAGAGCAACGAGAACAACAACTGGGTTGCGACAACAGGCGCAATCACGGTTCCATAA
- a CDS encoding radical SAM protein yields MSPYRGISLASFFGCAPALDFNRDHNSFWYRVLGNQVTPRVLFDFICNPIEHTNGYANYAPYGLRKVEAALIRDGYAREDVVVAHPDHIEQFIGPGTEVVGTYEMDPLGMGPVTMTFTYGRKHMSYDELYNRDLHHRINAAKERTGSKAKVVVGASGTWQYNYDPAKIEEYGLYGILEGELGGIGPEIDGAAGQFFDALIGGEMETANPFKKSQFKVEIKEFARNGKKLHGRFIHYWNEPPVDEIPNIINPSMHGMVEVMRGCGRGCKFCDVTLRPLRYYPIEKVQKEIEVNMKYGGLKNAWIHSDDIFVYGLNPRTTKNMQPNREAIEELFKGIMATGIEHTNPTHGTLAGAIADERLIPNLSKIIKSGPNNHIGIQCGFETGSIRLIGKYADRKLAPYKPEEWHWVVKNGIRVLNEHHWVPAFTLIMGLDNDETPEDSWETIRLIHEIEQEQPDSMFTATPLTFVPIGLLEKSDFYDIGNTMDPAKLGVMYKTWQHNFKYGIQKFMGKIGRENPIKNFFFTTLASTLGGVPLGAMEKYARKKGSEHERVIEKIKATYW; encoded by the coding sequence ATGTCCCCATATCGGGGAATCTCGCTCGCTTCATTCTTTGGATGCGCACCAGCGCTTGACTTTAACCGTGATCACAACTCTTTCTGGTATCGCGTGCTTGGCAACCAGGTCACCCCGCGCGTGCTTTTCGACTTTATCTGCAACCCGATAGAGCACACCAACGGGTATGCAAATTACGCACCGTATGGCCTGCGAAAAGTGGAGGCGGCCCTTATCCGCGACGGCTATGCGCGAGAGGACGTTGTAGTCGCGCACCCTGACCACATCGAGCAGTTCATCGGCCCCGGCACCGAGGTCGTCGGGACTTATGAAATGGACCCGCTCGGCATGGGCCCTGTGACCATGACATTTACCTATGGCCGCAAGCACATGTCTTATGACGAACTTTACAATCGCGACCTTCATCACAGAATCAACGCTGCAAAGGAGCGCACCGGCAGCAAGGCCAAGGTGGTAGTAGGGGCATCCGGCACCTGGCAATACAACTATGATCCGGCCAAGATAGAGGAATACGGACTATATGGCATCCTCGAGGGCGAGCTCGGAGGCATCGGCCCGGAAATCGACGGCGCCGCTGGCCAGTTCTTTGACGCCCTGATAGGAGGCGAGATGGAGACTGCAAACCCGTTCAAAAAGAGCCAGTTCAAAGTAGAGATAAAGGAGTTTGCCCGGAACGGCAAGAAATTGCATGGCAGGTTCATCCACTACTGGAACGAGCCTCCTGTAGACGAAATTCCAAACATCATCAACCCCAGCATGCACGGCATGGTTGAAGTGATGCGGGGCTGCGGCCGCGGCTGCAAGTTCTGCGATGTCACGCTGAGGCCATTGCGTTATTATCCTATAGAGAAAGTGCAGAAGGAAATAGAGGTAAACATGAAGTACGGCGGGCTGAAAAATGCCTGGATACACAGCGACGACATTTTCGTTTACGGCCTGAATCCGAGGACAACCAAGAACATGCAGCCAAACCGCGAGGCCATCGAAGAACTGTTCAAGGGCATCATGGCTACAGGCATCGAGCACACCAACCCGACACATGGAACGCTGGCCGGCGCAATTGCCGACGAGAGGCTGATTCCAAACCTCTCCAAGATAATCAAGTCGGGGCCGAACAACCACATTGGCATCCAATGCGGCTTTGAGACAGGAAGCATCCGGCTGATTGGCAAGTATGCAGACCGCAAGCTGGCTCCATACAAACCGGAGGAATGGCACTGGGTGGTCAAGAACGGCATCAGGGTTCTTAACGAGCATCACTGGGTGCCGGCGTTTACGCTTATCATGGGCCTTGACAATGACGAGACTCCCGAGGACAGCTGGGAGACAATCAGGCTCATTCATGAAATAGAGCAGGAGCAGCCGGACTCGATGTTCACTGCAACTCCTCTGACGTTTGTGCCAATTGGCCTTTTGGAAAAGTCTGACTTTTACGACATTGGCAACACAATGGACCCTGCTAAGCTGGGTGTCATGTACAAGACCTGGCAGCACAACTTCAAATACGGCATCCAAAAGTTCATGGGCAAGATAGGCAGGGAAAACCCGATAAAGAACTTCTTCTTCACGACACTTGCAAGCACCTTGGGCGGCGTACCGCTTGGCGCGATGGAAAAGTATGCAAGGAAGAAAGGGTCAGAGCACGAGCGGGTAATTGAAAAGATAAAGGCCACCTACTGGTAG
- a CDS encoding phosphomannose isomerase type II C-terminal cupin domain: protein MIYCEDRPWGRFEKFHENKPCTVKLIYVNANSRLSLQFHKERSEFWKVIDGTAIVELDGKKFSLKRGEMVSIPKLARHRLSAGTEPCIVMEIAYGRFSESDIVRVEDDYSRLTPALNPLASSALAHSDAA, encoded by the coding sequence ATGATATATTGCGAGGACCGCCCGTGGGGAAGGTTTGAAAAGTTCCACGAGAACAAGCCTTGCACGGTCAAGCTAATCTATGTAAACGCCAATTCGAGACTCAGCCTCCAGTTTCACAAGGAAAGATCCGAGTTCTGGAAGGTAATAGACGGAACGGCCATTGTGGAGCTTGACGGCAAGAAATTCAGTTTGAAGAGGGGTGAGATGGTCTCGATTCCAAAACTAGCCCGGCACAGGCTCTCGGCTGGCACTGAACCGTGCATCGTCATGGAAATTGCCTACGGCAGGTTCAGCGAAAGCGACATCGTGCGCGTAGAAGACGATTACAGCAGGCTCACTCCTGCTCTCAACCCGCTGGCAAGTTCCGCGCTTGCTCACAGCGATGCCGCCTAG